In Salinirussus salinus, the following proteins share a genomic window:
- the aroA gene encoding 3-phosphoshikimate 1-carboxyvinyltransferase, with protein sequence MDVTIAESTVGGRAQAPPSKSYTHRAVLAAGYADGATVRGPLVSADTRATMRAVEAFGGRVDIREREDGAAVLEVDGFGGRPEVPADVIDCANSGTTIRLTTAAAALADGLTVLTGDGSLRSRPQGPLLRAIEQVGGRAESTRGNGQAPLVVGGPIHGGSAAVPGDVSSQFITALLMAGAVTEAGVDITLQTELKSAPYVDITIEVLDAFGVRARETGRGFSVGGGQTYGPGDGYDVPGDFSSASYLLAAGAVAGVDGVTVTAAYPSAQGDQAIVEVLDRLGADISWDRDAGELTVTESALDGIEVSVADTPDLLPTIAVLGAVAGGTTRIVDAEHVRYKETDRVSAMAEALERMGASVEEEQDSLAVHGAESTLRGATVDGRGDHRIIMALSVAGLVAEGETTVRGADDVDVSFPDFFDVLAELGADLQRE encoded by the coding sequence ATGGACGTCACCATCGCGGAGTCGACGGTCGGCGGCCGCGCGCAGGCGCCGCCGTCGAAGAGCTACACCCACCGGGCGGTCCTCGCCGCGGGCTACGCCGACGGGGCGACGGTCCGTGGGCCGCTGGTCAGCGCCGACACCCGGGCGACGATGCGCGCCGTCGAGGCCTTCGGCGGGAGAGTCGACATCAGGGAGCGCGAGGACGGGGCCGCGGTGCTCGAGGTCGACGGATTCGGCGGCCGCCCCGAAGTGCCAGCGGACGTCATCGACTGCGCGAACAGCGGGACGACGATCCGCCTCACGACGGCCGCAGCGGCACTGGCCGACGGGCTGACCGTCCTCACCGGCGACGGCTCGCTCCGCTCCCGCCCGCAGGGACCGCTCCTGCGGGCCATCGAACAGGTCGGCGGCCGTGCGGAGAGCACGAGGGGTAACGGGCAGGCCCCGCTCGTGGTCGGCGGACCGATACACGGTGGGAGCGCCGCGGTCCCGGGTGACGTCTCCTCGCAGTTCATCACCGCCCTGCTGATGGCGGGTGCGGTCACCGAAGCGGGAGTGGATATCACGCTCCAGACCGAACTCAAGTCCGCCCCGTACGTGGACATCACTATCGAGGTGCTCGACGCGTTCGGGGTGCGAGCCCGCGAGACCGGCCGGGGATTTTCGGTCGGCGGGGGACAGACCTACGGCCCCGGCGACGGCTACGACGTGCCAGGCGACTTCTCCTCGGCCTCGTATCTCCTCGCCGCGGGCGCGGTGGCTGGCGTGGACGGCGTGACGGTCACCGCCGCCTACCCGAGTGCGCAGGGCGACCAGGCCATCGTCGAGGTGCTGGACCGGCTGGGGGCCGACATATCGTGGGACCGGGACGCTGGCGAACTCACCGTCACGGAGAGTGCGCTCGACGGTATCGAGGTCAGTGTCGCCGACACGCCGGACCTGCTCCCGACCATCGCAGTGCTGGGGGCAGTCGCCGGCGGGACGACCCGGATCGTCGACGCCGAGCACGTCCGCTACAAGGAGACCGACCGGGTGTCTGCGATGGCGGAGGCGCTGGAACGGATGGGAGCGAGCGTCGAGGAGGAGCAGGACTCGCTGGCCGTCCACGGCGCCGAGTCGACGCTTCGTGGGGCGACCGTCGACGGGCGCGGTGACCACCGGATCATCATGGCGCTGTCGGTCGCTGGACTGGTCGCCGAGGGGGAGACGACGGTCCGCGGTGCCGACGACGTGGACGTCTCCTTTCCGGACTTCTTCGACGTGCTGGCGGAGCTCGGTGCCGACCTGCAACGGGAGTGA
- a CDS encoding acyl-CoA dehydrogenase family protein, which produces MLDLSEEQRLLVDETQRLAENEFADRAFTWEGEGYPEENIELLADRGFLGINLPTEYGGGGMSEFDVALQIETIGRVCPDTAAAIYGQSMVAPRAIDMFGSEWAKEHYLPKVTSGELSVAIGISEPEAGSDSRNMTTTVEEADDGELYLNGEKTWVSNVPESDAAVIWAKFPEGLGTVIMEFDQPGVEIHQHHTNMHGETQTQFYMEDVHVPEERVLVRGPEALKQQLKALNWERCGSSMLANSISLNAFDKAIEYAQQREQFDQPIGDFQGIRWKVADMAKQIEGARTLTYRAALSGGGEDDAPDRLAASLAKLSTSETVERVVSEALQIHGANGYQQGHPLEYLYRLARGRRIAAGTDEIMKNNIADVVFEEGLPRTL; this is translated from the coding sequence ATGCTAGACCTGTCCGAGGAACAGCGCTTGCTCGTCGACGAGACACAGCGGCTGGCCGAAAACGAGTTCGCCGACCGCGCGTTCACCTGGGAGGGTGAGGGCTACCCCGAGGAGAACATCGAACTGCTCGCCGACCGCGGCTTCCTGGGGATCAACCTCCCGACCGAGTACGGCGGCGGCGGGATGAGCGAGTTCGACGTCGCCCTCCAGATCGAGACCATCGGGCGGGTCTGTCCTGACACCGCAGCCGCGATCTACGGCCAGTCGATGGTCGCCCCGCGCGCTATCGACATGTTCGGCTCCGAGTGGGCCAAAGAGCACTACCTGCCGAAGGTGACGAGCGGAGAACTGTCGGTCGCGATCGGGATCTCCGAGCCCGAAGCCGGCAGCGATTCCCGGAACATGACCACGACCGTCGAGGAGGCCGACGACGGCGAACTCTACCTCAACGGCGAGAAGACGTGGGTCTCGAACGTCCCCGAATCCGATGCGGCAGTCATCTGGGCGAAGTTCCCCGAGGGGCTGGGGACCGTGATCATGGAGTTCGACCAGCCGGGCGTCGAGATCCACCAGCACCACACCAACATGCACGGCGAGACCCAGACCCAGTTCTACATGGAGGACGTCCACGTCCCCGAGGAGCGGGTGCTCGTCCGCGGGCCGGAGGCGCTGAAACAGCAGCTCAAGGCGCTGAACTGGGAGCGCTGTGGCAGTTCGATGCTCGCCAATTCCATCAGCCTGAACGCTTTCGACAAGGCCATCGAGTACGCACAGCAACGCGAGCAGTTCGACCAGCCCATCGGCGACTTTCAGGGGATCCGCTGGAAGGTCGCCGACATGGCAAAACAGATCGAGGGGGCGCGCACGCTCACCTACCGGGCGGCGCTCAGCGGCGGAGGCGAGGACGACGCTCCCGACCGGCTCGCGGCCTCGCTGGCGAAACTCTCCACCAGCGAGACCGTCGAACGCGTCGTCAGCGAGGCGCTGCAGATCCACGGCGCGAACGGCTACCAGCAGGGCCACCCCCTCGAGTACCTCTACCGGCTGGCCCGCGGTCGCCGGATCGCCGCGGGCACCGACGAGATCATGAAAAACAACATCGCCGACGTCGTCTTCGAAGAGGGGCTCCCGCGGACGCTGTAG
- the tatA gene encoding twin-arginine translocase TatA/TatE family subunit, with amino-acid sequence MVTTVPLQIPGVPGGPELLIILLIAVLLFGANKIPKLARSSGEAIGEFQKGRQEVEEELQDMKEGGSDSSDEESEDTLDLEEESTSSSGS; translated from the coding sequence ATGGTGACCACAGTACCGCTGCAGATCCCAGGTGTCCCAGGGGGCCCGGAGTTGCTGATCATTTTGCTGATCGCCGTGTTGCTGTTCGGGGCGAACAAGATCCCCAAACTCGCACGGTCCTCGGGTGAAGCGATAGGTGAATTCCAGAAGGGGCGGCAGGAAGTCGAGGAAGAGCTCCAGGATATGAAAGAGGGCGGGAGCGACTCGTCGGACGAGGAGAGCGAAGACACGCTCGACCTCGAGGAGGAGTCGACGTCCTCGAGCGGCTCCTGA
- a CDS encoding mechanosensitive ion channel domain-containing protein produces the protein MQVDLPRFVRRLFSEEAAFAFSIAILVVGLVAAYLAWRWTRGALTDSSFADAVEGTPLERTVRAVGFSTVGLIASLVAVFVYVLAIVLALNVVQLLDIQLFWTRVTSYLPRLLIAALAVIVGVTAGYRAELAVSERLRSVKLPEVAFLGDLVKYSIFYVAALVALAQVGVSTDALLILLGAFAFGLVFLGGLAFRHLLAAAAAGIYLLLTEPYAIGDEVRIDDRRGIVQEVDVFVTRVESDGEEYIIPNQEVFQSGVVRVRN, from the coding sequence ATGCAGGTCGACCTGCCGCGGTTCGTCCGCCGTCTCTTCTCCGAGGAGGCCGCCTTCGCCTTCTCGATCGCCATCCTGGTGGTCGGACTGGTCGCCGCATACCTCGCCTGGCGGTGGACTCGCGGGGCCCTGACCGACAGCAGCTTCGCGGACGCCGTCGAGGGAACGCCGCTCGAACGGACCGTCCGGGCGGTCGGCTTCTCGACGGTCGGACTGATCGCCTCGCTGGTGGCGGTGTTCGTCTACGTCCTCGCGATCGTCCTCGCGCTCAACGTCGTGCAGCTGCTCGACATCCAGCTGTTCTGGACCCGGGTCACGAGCTATCTCCCCCGGCTGCTGATCGCCGCACTCGCGGTCATCGTCGGGGTCACGGCCGGTTACCGGGCCGAGCTCGCCGTCAGCGAGCGGCTCCGCTCGGTGAAACTTCCGGAGGTGGCCTTCCTCGGCGACCTCGTCAAGTACAGCATCTTCTACGTGGCGGCGCTGGTCGCGCTCGCACAGGTCGGCGTCTCGACCGACGCCCTCCTGATCCTGCTCGGTGCCTTCGCCTTCGGGCTCGTCTTTCTGGGTGGGCTCGCCTTCCGGCACCTGCTCGCGGCCGCCGCCGCCGGCATTTATCTCCTCCTGACCGAGCCCTACGCCATCGGCGACGAGGTCCGGATCGACGACCGGCGTGGGATCGTCCAGGAGGTCGACGTCTTCGTCACGCGGGTCGAATCCGACGGCGAGGAGTACATCATTCCGAACCAGGAGGTCTTTCAGTCGGGCGTCGTGCGCGTGCGGAACTGA
- the dacZ gene encoding diadenylate cyclase DacZ: MSALDDLVDDVVADIDAVLLFSPSAGTYDAFAADDADLPVIVVGQENAVDAETFVELPLEFTDVGGRLRFGLEGAAQQGLLDEGDTVACATSMFGDGMDTVVRVRADQYSPTGVYDLFVNSRPEPDVVRDVFEVCIELGKKGQKGKQVGALFVVGDAGKVMNKSRPLSYNPFEKSHVHVGDPIVNVMLKEFSRLDGAFVISDSGKIVSAYRYLEPSAEGVDIPKGLGARHMAAGAITRDTNAIAIVLSESDGMVRAFKGGELVIELDPEEY; the protein is encoded by the coding sequence ATGAGCGCCCTCGACGACCTGGTCGACGATGTCGTGGCCGACATCGACGCGGTCCTCCTCTTCTCACCGAGCGCCGGCACATACGACGCCTTCGCGGCCGACGACGCCGACCTGCCGGTCATCGTCGTCGGACAGGAAAACGCGGTGGACGCCGAGACGTTCGTCGAGCTCCCCCTGGAGTTCACCGACGTGGGCGGCCGCCTGCGGTTCGGGCTGGAAGGGGCCGCACAGCAGGGCCTGCTCGACGAGGGTGACACCGTCGCGTGCGCGACCTCGATGTTCGGCGACGGGATGGACACGGTCGTTCGGGTCCGGGCCGACCAGTACTCCCCCACCGGCGTCTACGACCTCTTCGTCAACTCCCGGCCCGAACCCGACGTCGTCCGGGACGTCTTCGAGGTCTGTATCGAACTCGGCAAGAAGGGTCAGAAGGGCAAGCAGGTCGGGGCGCTGTTCGTGGTCGGGGACGCCGGCAAGGTGATGAACAAGTCGCGACCGCTGTCGTACAACCCCTTCGAGAAGTCCCACGTCCACGTCGGCGACCCGATCGTGAACGTGATGCTGAAGGAGTTCTCCCGGCTGGACGGCGCCTTCGTCATCTCCGATTCCGGGAAGATCGTCTCCGCGTACCGCTACCTGGAGCCCTCCGCCGAGGGCGTCGACATCCCCAAAGGACTCGGTGCCCGCCACATGGCCGCCGGTGCCATCACCCGTGACACCAACGCCATCGCGATCGTGCTCTCCGAATCCGACGGGATGGTCCGGGCGTTCAAGGGCGGTGAGTTGGTCATCGAGCTCGACCCGGAGGAGTACTGA
- a CDS encoding cobyrinic acid a,c-diamide synthase, translating to MKGVVVGGTASGVGKTVATLAVIEALREAGREVQPAKAGPDFIDPSHHRVVADKPSRTLDLWLEGEAGLRCNYARGEGDVCIVEGVMGLYDGDVSSTAAVAEALELPVVLVVDAAAGMESVAATALGFREYARRVGREVEVAGVIAQRAGGGRHAEGVREALPDSLEYLGRVPPDDRLEIPDRHLGLHMGEQAPVDREALTAAAEGIRADRLLALASEPPGLEDTACPTAGHGGDPSDAATTTPTVAVARDEAFAFLYPAVVERLRELGNVVTVSPLAGDPLGDVDAVYLPGGYPELHLQALADSATLAAVAERAAEGVPVYGECGGFMALCRSLTTADGETAPMAGILPAEVRMHDRYQALDHAELEATHDSPVANAGERVRGHEFHYSSATLDRDARLAFETRRGDGLTGDGDGLLAGRTLGTYCHTHVNSGVFDALVESARASGV from the coding sequence GTGAAGGGCGTCGTGGTCGGCGGAACGGCCTCGGGGGTTGGCAAGACAGTCGCCACGCTGGCAGTCATCGAGGCGCTCCGGGAGGCCGGCCGGGAGGTCCAGCCGGCCAAGGCCGGCCCCGACTTCATCGACCCGAGCCACCACCGGGTCGTCGCCGACAAGCCCTCGCGGACGCTGGACCTGTGGCTGGAGGGCGAGGCGGGGCTCCGGTGCAACTACGCCCGCGGGGAGGGCGATGTCTGCATCGTCGAGGGGGTCATGGGGCTGTACGACGGGGACGTCTCCAGCACCGCGGCAGTCGCCGAGGCACTGGAGTTGCCGGTCGTCCTGGTGGTCGACGCCGCCGCGGGGATGGAGAGCGTCGCCGCCACGGCGCTCGGATTCCGGGAGTACGCCCGGCGGGTCGGCCGGGAAGTCGAGGTGGCGGGCGTCATCGCGCAGCGAGCGGGCGGCGGGCGCCACGCCGAGGGGGTCAGGGAGGCCCTGCCCGATTCCCTGGAGTACCTCGGTCGGGTTCCACCGGACGACCGCCTCGAGATCCCCGACCGGCACCTCGGGCTCCACATGGGCGAGCAGGCCCCGGTCGACCGGGAGGCGCTGACGGCGGCCGCCGAGGGGATCCGGGCCGACCGGCTCCTCGCGCTCGCGAGCGAGCCGCCGGGACTCGAAGACACTGCGTGTCCGACGGCCGGGCACGGCGGCGATCCCTCGGATGCCGCGACCACCACCCCCACCGTGGCGGTCGCCCGCGACGAGGCCTTCGCCTTCCTGTACCCCGCGGTCGTCGAGCGGTTGCGCGAGCTGGGAAACGTGGTGACGGTCTCGCCGCTTGCGGGTGACCCGCTCGGCGACGTCGACGCTGTCTACCTCCCGGGCGGGTACCCGGAACTCCACCTCCAGGCGCTGGCCGACAGCGCCACCCTCGCGGCGGTCGCCGAACGGGCCGCCGAGGGGGTGCCGGTCTACGGCGAGTGCGGCGGCTTCATGGCGCTGTGTCGCTCGCTGACGACCGCGGACGGCGAGACGGCACCGATGGCCGGCATCCTCCCGGCGGAGGTGCGGATGCACGACCGGTACCAGGCGCTGGACCACGCGGAGCTCGAGGCCACCCACGACTCCCCGGTCGCGAACGCGGGCGAGCGGGTGCGCGGCCACGAGTTTCACTACTCCTCGGCGACCCTCGACCGGGACGCCCGGCTGGCCTTCGAGACCCGCCGCGGCGACGGGCTCACCGGGGACGGCGACGGCCTGCTGGCGGGACGGACGCTCGGCACGTACTGTCATACGCATGTCAACAGCGGCGTCTTCGACGCGCTGGTCGAGTCCGCACGAGCCTCCGGCGTCTGA
- a CDS encoding nicotinate-nucleotide--dimethylbenzimidazole phosphoribosyltransferase, with amino-acid sequence MRFLLVAGSTDTAAIPGLSAAGADPDLRTHTPAADAEILTYGQPVRAPVVPVSPSGCPTPAAVTRAVRETLGFDVTVVDGGLAEPTAAGTVTVGARRGDDIREADPVPTAPGAYEAARQFGRKLHEDELFVAESVPGGTTTAMGVLRALGEPDAVSSSLPDNPIQQKREVVAEGLDASGLEPGGAAGRPKRAVRRMGDPVLATAAGLARGGLETDTAVTLAGGTQMLAVAAMLRHDGVDRRLSLATTSYVAGDDTADLAATADALDVTVTATDPGFDTEGHPGMAPFAAGEAKEGVGMGGALALARRAGVPMAEVRDSFTEVYGRLVEEGEP; translated from the coding sequence ATGCGATTCCTGCTGGTCGCCGGCTCGACCGACACCGCGGCCATCCCCGGCCTGAGCGCGGCCGGTGCCGACCCCGACCTGCGGACGCACACGCCGGCAGCCGACGCCGAGATCCTCACCTACGGTCAGCCGGTGCGTGCCCCAGTCGTCCCGGTCAGCCCGAGCGGCTGCCCGACCCCCGCGGCGGTCACCAGGGCGGTCCGCGAGACTCTCGGGTTCGACGTCACGGTCGTCGACGGCGGCCTCGCGGAGCCGACCGCCGCCGGCACCGTGACCGTCGGCGCGCGCCGGGGCGACGATATCCGCGAGGCCGACCCGGTCCCGACGGCGCCCGGGGCCTACGAGGCAGCCCGGCAGTTCGGCCGGAAACTCCACGAGGACGAGCTGTTCGTCGCCGAATCTGTCCCCGGCGGGACGACGACCGCGATGGGCGTGTTGCGGGCGCTCGGTGAGCCCGACGCGGTCTCCTCCTCGCTGCCCGACAACCCCATCCAGCAGAAACGCGAGGTCGTCGCCGAAGGGCTCGACGCGTCGGGACTCGAGCCCGGCGGGGCGGCCGGCCGGCCGAAGCGGGCAGTCCGGCGGATGGGCGACCCGGTACTGGCGACCGCGGCCGGTCTCGCCCGCGGCGGCCTCGAGACCGACACAGCCGTCACGCTCGCCGGCGGGACGCAGATGCTCGCCGTCGCCGCGATGTTGCGCCACGACGGGGTCGACCGCCGGCTGAGCCTGGCGACCACCAGCTACGTCGCCGGGGACGACACCGCTGACCTCGCGGCGACGGCCGACGCGCTCGACGTGACCGTCACGGCCACCGACCCCGGATTCGACACCGAGGGCCATCCCGGGATGGCGCCCTTCGCTGCCGGCGAGGCGAAGGAGGGTGTCGGGATGGGCGGTGCACTCGCGCTCGCCCGGCGGGCGGGGGTTCCGATGGCCGAGGTCAGGGACTCGTTCACCGAGGTGTACGGTCGCCTCGTCGAGGAAGGGGAGCCGTGA
- a CDS encoding complex I subunit 1/NuoH family protein gives MAPVTLLPEALAGLFGSGPGAAVAGALLAATIVGTFVVGNAAVVVWAKRKVLAAFWEKVGPNRHGPGGVLIIVADAVRLLSKELVVPEGADRPAWDIAPLLMMTSALLGFAVIPMGSLGGVEIQLADPDIGIAFAFAVASLSALAIAMAGYASNNKYAMLGGLRAIASTIAYEIPLVLAGAAAVLLAGSLRPSAVVAAQAEPLVTVAGLTVPSWFAFVDPLGFVLFVAAALAEVGRNPFDTPEAAQEIVAGYQTEYGGVYFALVYAAEFVHIFLAGALATTLFLGGPAGPLLPGPVWFVLKIWAFFLFTQWARASFPRLRIDQVLGVGWKVLLVAAFANLVLTAVVIGVVA, from the coding sequence GTGGCGCCGGTGACGCTGCTTCCGGAGGCGCTCGCGGGGCTGTTCGGCTCGGGACCGGGTGCGGCGGTCGCCGGGGCCCTCCTCGCGGCGACCATCGTCGGGACCTTCGTCGTCGGGAACGCCGCCGTCGTCGTCTGGGCGAAACGGAAGGTCCTCGCCGCCTTCTGGGAGAAGGTCGGCCCGAACAGACACGGGCCCGGCGGCGTACTGATCATCGTCGCCGACGCCGTCCGGCTGCTCTCCAAGGAGCTCGTGGTGCCGGAGGGTGCCGACCGCCCGGCCTGGGACATCGCGCCCCTGCTGATGATGACCTCCGCCCTGCTTGGCTTTGCGGTCATCCCCATGGGTTCGCTCGGCGGCGTCGAGATCCAGCTCGCCGACCCCGACATCGGGATCGCCTTCGCCTTCGCGGTCGCGTCGCTATCCGCACTCGCCATCGCGATGGCCGGCTACGCCTCGAACAACAAGTACGCCATGCTCGGCGGGCTCCGGGCGATCGCGAGCACTATCGCCTACGAGATCCCGCTGGTGCTGGCCGGTGCGGCCGCGGTGCTGCTTGCGGGCTCGCTCCGGCCGAGCGCGGTCGTCGCCGCGCAGGCCGAGCCACTCGTGACTGTCGCCGGCCTCACCGTTCCCTCGTGGTTCGCCTTCGTCGACCCCCTCGGGTTCGTGCTCTTCGTCGCGGCCGCGCTCGCCGAGGTCGGGCGCAACCCCTTCGACACCCCCGAGGCCGCCCAGGAGATCGTCGCCGGCTACCAGACCGAGTACGGCGGCGTCTACTTCGCGCTGGTCTACGCGGCGGAGTTCGTCCACATCTTCCTCGCCGGGGCGTTGGCGACGACCCTCTTTCTCGGCGGCCCCGCCGGCCCGCTGCTGCCGGGGCCCGTCTGGTTCGTCCTCAAGATCTGGGCCTTTTTCCTGTTCACCCAGTGGGCGCGGGCCTCCTTCCCCCGGCTCCGGATCGACCAGGTGCTCGGGGTCGGCTGGAAGGTCCTGCTCGTGGCTGCCTTCGCCAACCTCGTGCTCACGGCGGTCGTCATCGGTGTGGTCGCCTGA
- a CDS encoding AzlD domain-containing protein — translation MTAPDATVWAAVALAGVGTYALRASFLFLFEYLGTVPARVETALGMVPAAVLSALVVPAILAPDGTVVVAGNGRLVAGGAAALVAWYTENILATIVVGLAVLMGLGFL, via the coding sequence GTGACCGCACCCGACGCGACCGTCTGGGCCGCGGTCGCCCTCGCCGGCGTCGGAACCTACGCGCTGCGGGCCTCGTTTCTGTTCCTGTTCGAGTATCTCGGGACGGTCCCGGCCCGGGTCGAGACGGCGCTGGGGATGGTGCCCGCGGCGGTCCTCTCGGCGCTGGTGGTGCCCGCCATCCTCGCTCCCGACGGGACCGTCGTCGTGGCCGGGAACGGACGCCTCGTCGCCGGGGGTGCCGCGGCACTCGTCGCCTGGTACACCGAGAACATCCTCGCGACCATCGTCGTCGGTCTGGCCGTGCTGATGGGGCTCGGGTTCCTGTAG
- a CDS encoding AzlC family ABC transporter permease — translation MSRREDFRAGLAATTPVMVGVVPFGLVAGAAAVGAGLSVLQAAALSVVVFAGASQLAMIELLGGDGALLVVVGTALIINSRLVMYSASLAPHFVEEDSRWRGLMAYVLTDQAFALAVTRYAEGMEGVTRRRWYFLGTAAPLWAVWQVCTVVGAVAGARVPAWLPLRFAVPLTFLALLVPAAAKNRATATAAVVGGGVATAGVALPFNLGLLAGALAGVAVGTGVAVWAGVGAPAEVPE, via the coding sequence ATGAGTCGACGGGAGGACTTCCGTGCCGGACTCGCCGCGACGACGCCGGTGATGGTCGGCGTGGTCCCCTTCGGGCTGGTGGCGGGGGCCGCAGCGGTGGGTGCCGGGCTGTCGGTCCTGCAGGCCGCTGCGCTCTCGGTCGTGGTCTTCGCCGGCGCCTCCCAGCTGGCCATGATCGAGTTGCTGGGCGGGGACGGGGCGTTGCTGGTCGTCGTCGGGACCGCGCTGATCATCAACTCCCGGCTGGTGATGTACTCGGCGTCGCTGGCCCCTCACTTCGTGGAGGAGGACTCGCGGTGGCGCGGGCTGATGGCCTACGTCCTCACCGACCAGGCCTTCGCGCTGGCGGTGACCCGGTACGCCGAGGGGATGGAGGGTGTCACCCGCAGGCGGTGGTACTTCCTGGGGACGGCGGCGCCGCTGTGGGCGGTCTGGCAGGTCTGTACCGTCGTCGGCGCGGTCGCCGGCGCGCGGGTGCCGGCGTGGCTGCCGCTTCGCTTCGCCGTCCCGCTGACCTTCCTCGCGTTGCTCGTGCCCGCGGCGGCGAAAAACCGCGCCACCGCCACCGCGGCGGTGGTCGGGGGCGGGGTGGCGACCGCTGGGGTCGCGCTCCCCTTCAATCTCGGCCTGCTCGCGGGCGCGCTGGCTGGCGTCGCGGTCGGGACGGGCGTGGCCGTGTGGGCCGGGGTCGGCGCCCCGGCGGAGGTGCCGGAGTGA